In Microbacterium foliorum, the following proteins share a genomic window:
- the tdh gene encoding L-threonine 3-dehydrogenase, with translation MKALFKAERAAGLELMERPDPTAAADEVVIRVLRTGICGTDLHIHRWDDWAASAIDAPLIPGHEFYGEVVEVGPLVHDIAVGDRVSGEGHIVCGTCRNCRAGRRQMCIRTIGLGLQRDGAFAEFLALPAVNVWVHHADVAPELGAIFDPLGNAVHTALTFPLVGEDVLVSGCGPIGLMAIAVARHAGARFIAATDVSAPRLEMARLMGADEVVDVSAREIRDAQQALGLREGFDIGFEMSGATSALPAMIDNMNHGGRIAMLGLPSTGFEIDWGKLVTHMLTIKGIYGREMFETWNAMGAMLQTSATLRDSIGRVIADVIPARDWEQGFAAAESAGTGKIILDWTEL, from the coding sequence ATGAAGGCACTGTTCAAAGCCGAACGCGCAGCGGGGCTCGAGCTCATGGAACGTCCGGATCCCACAGCGGCGGCCGACGAGGTCGTGATCCGAGTGCTGCGTACGGGCATCTGCGGCACCGATCTGCACATCCACCGCTGGGACGACTGGGCCGCGTCCGCCATCGACGCCCCGCTGATCCCCGGCCACGAGTTCTATGGCGAGGTCGTCGAGGTCGGGCCCCTGGTGCACGACATCGCTGTCGGGGATCGGGTGTCGGGCGAGGGGCACATCGTCTGCGGCACGTGCCGCAACTGTCGGGCGGGACGCCGGCAGATGTGCATCCGCACGATCGGCCTCGGGCTGCAGCGCGACGGAGCGTTCGCCGAGTTTCTGGCGTTGCCCGCCGTGAACGTCTGGGTGCATCACGCCGACGTCGCGCCGGAACTGGGCGCGATCTTCGATCCGCTCGGCAACGCCGTGCACACGGCGCTCACGTTTCCGCTCGTCGGCGAGGATGTGCTCGTGTCAGGGTGCGGCCCGATCGGTCTCATGGCGATCGCCGTCGCTCGGCATGCCGGCGCCCGGTTCATCGCGGCGACGGATGTGAGCGCGCCGCGCCTCGAGATGGCACGTCTCATGGGAGCCGACGAGGTCGTCGACGTCTCAGCCCGAGAGATCCGCGATGCCCAGCAGGCGCTCGGTCTGCGCGAGGGATTCGACATCGGCTTCGAGATGAGCGGCGCGACGTCGGCTCTCCCGGCGATGATCGACAACATGAACCACGGCGGGCGGATCGCGATGCTCGGGCTGCCCAGCACCGGATTCGAGATCGACTGGGGCAAGCTCGTCACGCACATGCTGACGATCAAGGGCATCTACGGACGGGAGATGTTCGAGACCTGGAACGCGATGGGTGCGATGCTGCAGACGAGCGCGACCCTGCGCGACTCGATCGGACGGGTGATCGCGGATGTGATCCCCGCCAGGGATTGGGAACAGGGCTTTGCCGCGGCCGAGTCCGCCGGCACGGGAAAGATCATCCTCGATTGGACGGAGCTGTGA
- a CDS encoding glycine C-acetyltransferase, translating into MYGTFQKHVADELAGIEAAGLTKHERGIRGPQSAEITADGAEVLNFCANNYLGLADDPRILDAATAALQEWGYGLASVRFICGTQEQHLELERRLAGFLGTDDSILYSSCFDANGGVFETLFSAEDAIISDELNHASIIDGIRLSKARRLRYRNRDMADLEMQLQAASDARFRVIVTDGVFSMDGYIAPLAEICDLAERYDALVFVDDSHAVGFVGENGRGTPELCGVADRVDIYTGTFGKALGGASGGYVASHADIVALLRQRSRPYLFSNTLAPAIVAGTLTALDLVEGSADLRARLRDNAALFRERMTAEGFDLLPGEHPIVPVMFGDAGLTARIASEMQEQGIYVTAFSFPVVPRGLARIRVQLSAAHAAEQIERCVAAFVTARAAVD; encoded by the coding sequence ATGTACGGGACATTCCAGAAGCATGTGGCTGACGAGCTCGCGGGGATCGAGGCTGCGGGGCTCACGAAGCACGAGCGCGGCATCCGCGGACCGCAGAGCGCCGAGATCACCGCCGACGGCGCAGAGGTGCTCAACTTCTGCGCGAACAACTACCTCGGCCTCGCCGACGACCCGCGGATCCTGGATGCTGCGACTGCGGCGCTGCAGGAATGGGGCTACGGACTCGCCAGTGTCCGCTTCATCTGCGGCACGCAGGAGCAGCACCTGGAGCTGGAGCGACGACTCGCCGGGTTCCTCGGCACCGACGACTCGATCCTGTACTCGTCGTGCTTCGACGCGAACGGGGGAGTGTTCGAGACGCTCTTCAGTGCAGAGGACGCGATCATCTCAGACGAGCTGAATCACGCGTCGATCATCGACGGCATCCGCCTGTCGAAGGCTCGTCGGCTCCGCTACCGCAACCGGGACATGGCGGATCTCGAGATGCAGCTGCAGGCGGCATCCGATGCGCGCTTCCGGGTGATCGTCACCGACGGCGTCTTCTCGATGGACGGCTACATCGCGCCGCTCGCGGAGATCTGCGACCTCGCGGAGCGCTACGACGCGCTCGTCTTCGTGGACGATTCTCACGCGGTGGGCTTCGTCGGCGAGAACGGACGCGGCACTCCGGAACTCTGCGGCGTCGCCGACCGGGTCGACATCTACACCGGGACCTTCGGCAAGGCGCTCGGAGGAGCATCCGGCGGATACGTCGCCTCGCACGCCGACATCGTCGCGCTGCTGCGCCAGCGTTCGCGCCCTTATCTCTTCTCGAACACGCTCGCCCCCGCCATCGTGGCCGGTACTCTCACTGCACTCGACCTCGTCGAGGGGTCGGCCGACCTCCGTGCGCGCCTGCGGGACAACGCCGCGCTGTTCCGAGAGCGGATGACGGCGGAGGGCTTCGACCTGCTGCCGGGGGAGCACCCGATCGTCCCCGTCATGTTCGGCGATGCCGGCCTCACTGCTCGCATCGCGTCCGAGATGCAGGAGCAGGGGATCTACGTCACGGCGTTCAGCTTCCCGGTCGTCCCCCGAGGGCTGGCGCGGATCCGCGTGCAGCTGTCGGCCGCGCACGCGGCCGAGCAGATCGAGCGGTGCGTGGCGGCCTTCGTCACAGCGCGGGCCGCCGTGGACTGA
- a CDS encoding LysR family transcriptional regulator, with translation MELHQLQILRELGALGSVTAVAETLSVTPSAVSQHLAALQRSFRTPLTRKDGRRLALTAAGQALAAAGAEAIDAMAAARSALDDFENDSTGVVTISGFHSVGQALFGPLIRELDDSAAPPTVKLTDEDVAQSEFPALTSRYDLVLAHRMEHSPPWPTDGVRNLALVREPLDVAVASSHPLASRGQVTSFDVVDSPWVTSRIGYSPDDVLRAVSAVAGRPVEIRHRINDYGAVAAVVAAGGVLGMLPRYTSRTVDDRDIVRLPLRGVSTHRMIDVLARPENLRRQSVRLVVEALQQVMARLRG, from the coding sequence ATGGAACTCCATCAGCTGCAGATTCTGAGAGAGCTCGGCGCTCTGGGAAGCGTCACCGCCGTCGCCGAGACGCTCAGCGTCACCCCGTCGGCCGTGTCCCAGCATCTCGCAGCCCTGCAGCGGAGCTTCCGCACGCCGCTCACCCGAAAAGACGGTCGCCGCCTCGCCCTGACCGCGGCCGGGCAGGCGCTCGCAGCAGCGGGGGCAGAGGCTATCGACGCGATGGCTGCGGCACGCAGCGCGCTGGACGACTTCGAGAACGACAGCACCGGCGTGGTCACGATCAGCGGATTCCACAGCGTCGGACAGGCGCTGTTCGGGCCACTGATCCGTGAGCTCGACGACTCCGCCGCGCCGCCGACCGTGAAGCTCACCGACGAGGACGTGGCACAGAGCGAGTTCCCCGCCCTGACCTCGAGGTACGACCTCGTTCTCGCGCACCGCATGGAGCATTCGCCGCCCTGGCCCACGGACGGGGTGCGCAACCTGGCGCTCGTGAGAGAACCACTCGACGTCGCCGTCGCGTCATCCCACCCTCTCGCCTCACGCGGACAGGTGACATCGTTCGACGTCGTCGACAGTCCCTGGGTCACGAGTCGCATCGGATACTCGCCCGATGACGTGCTGCGCGCCGTCTCGGCCGTGGCCGGACGCCCTGTCGAGATCCGCCACCGGATCAACGACTACGGCGCGGTCGCAGCCGTCGTCGCGGCGGGCGGTGTCTTGGGGATGCTGCCGCGCTATACGTCCCGCACCGTGGACGACCGCGACATCGTCCGTCTTCCGCTGCGGGGAGTCAGCACCCACCGGATGATCGATGTCCTCGCCAGGCCGGAGAACCTGAGGCGACAGTCCGTGCGCCTCGTCGTCGAGGCCCTGCAGCAGGTCATGGCTAGGCTCAGAGGATGA
- a CDS encoding ABC transporter substrate-binding protein: MPISLLRRAIPLGATVAVSALLLSSCAAPSSDSDGGELVWSIEGANLSAGHMDPQVSQLDVSGMVQRAVLDSLVFQEDDGSFTPWLAKEWTVSDDSTEYTFVLRDDVTFTDGEPFDAEAVKANFDRIVDPETESAQAASMMGADFYEGTEVVDEHTVKVSFTQPYAPFLQATSTPQLGFYSPAALEESADQLKAGGPGITVGTGPFELTEYTPDQEIVYTRNDDYAWGPHGEAAPKVETLRVEIQPEASVRTGVIESGEADLASNVPPNLAGDLGDGITVDSIEYPGLPYSLYLNEKYGVFADEKVRQAFALGIDVDAAVEEIFFGQFPRAWSVLGSTTPGYDASLEGVRPFDADAASALLDEAGWTERDSDGIRMKDGERLSARWIAWTPVPDDRAALANAIQSDLKTIGFEVVRETLEPGAYNEQYEPKTFDLTDWGFSGVDPDFLRAHLHTEGFQNASQVTDPEIDALLEQAVASNDQDQRNEIYTQLQEWNADYTAIVPLYSPSAITAVGERVDGLTYDLYGRPLFYDVSVG, encoded by the coding sequence ATGCCTATCTCCCTCCTGCGCCGCGCGATCCCGCTCGGTGCGACCGTCGCCGTGAGCGCACTCCTGCTCAGCTCCTGCGCTGCGCCCTCATCCGATTCCGACGGCGGTGAACTCGTCTGGTCGATCGAGGGTGCGAACCTCTCGGCGGGGCACATGGACCCGCAGGTCAGTCAGCTCGACGTCTCGGGCATGGTGCAGCGCGCGGTGCTCGACTCTCTGGTGTTCCAGGAGGATGACGGCTCGTTCACTCCCTGGCTGGCGAAGGAGTGGACGGTGTCCGACGACAGCACCGAGTACACCTTCGTGCTGCGTGACGACGTCACCTTCACCGATGGCGAGCCGTTCGACGCCGAGGCCGTCAAGGCGAACTTCGATCGCATCGTCGACCCTGAGACCGAGTCCGCCCAGGCGGCCAGCATGATGGGGGCCGACTTCTACGAGGGCACCGAGGTCGTCGACGAGCACACGGTGAAGGTGAGCTTCACCCAGCCGTACGCGCCGTTCCTGCAGGCGACGAGCACGCCGCAGCTCGGCTTCTACTCGCCGGCCGCTCTGGAGGAGTCCGCCGACCAGCTCAAGGCGGGCGGCCCGGGGATCACCGTCGGAACAGGGCCGTTCGAACTGACGGAGTACACACCCGATCAGGAGATCGTCTACACGCGCAACGACGATTACGCCTGGGGGCCGCACGGAGAAGCTGCTCCGAAGGTCGAGACGCTGCGCGTCGAGATCCAGCCCGAGGCGTCCGTGCGCACGGGGGTCATCGAGAGCGGTGAGGCCGATCTCGCGAGCAACGTCCCGCCGAACCTCGCGGGTGACCTCGGCGACGGCATCACCGTCGACTCGATCGAGTACCCGGGTCTGCCCTACTCGCTGTACCTCAACGAGAAGTACGGCGTCTTCGCCGACGAGAAGGTGCGCCAGGCGTTCGCACTGGGCATCGATGTGGACGCGGCCGTCGAGGAGATCTTCTTCGGGCAGTTCCCCCGCGCCTGGAGCGTGCTCGGCTCGACGACCCCTGGATACGACGCCTCTCTCGAAGGCGTCCGACCGTTCGACGCGGACGCGGCGAGCGCGCTCCTCGACGAGGCCGGCTGGACGGAGCGCGACTCCGACGGCATCCGCATGAAGGACGGCGAGCGCCTCTCCGCTCGGTGGATCGCGTGGACCCCGGTTCCTGACGACCGTGCCGCTCTCGCGAACGCCATCCAGTCGGATCTCAAGACCATCGGCTTCGAGGTCGTCCGCGAGACGCTCGAGCCCGGCGCGTACAACGAGCAGTACGAGCCGAAGACCTTCGACCTGACCGACTGGGGATTCTCGGGTGTCGACCCGGACTTCCTCCGTGCACACCTGCACACCGAGGGGTTCCAGAACGCCTCGCAGGTCACCGACCCCGAGATCGATGCGCTGCTCGAGCAGGCGGTCGCGTCGAACGATCAGGATCAGCGCAACGAGATCTACACCCAGCTGCAGGAGTGGAACGCCGACTACACGGCGATCGTCCCGCTCTACAGCCCGTCGGCGATCACGGCTGTCGGAGAGCGCGTCGACGGGCTCACGTACGACCTCTACGGTCGTCCGCTGTTCTACGACGTGAGCGTGGGCTGA
- a CDS encoding NUDIX hydrolase, with the protein MSPAPSPWRVVDSELIHADRWIRVRADDCRDANERSIAPYYVLEYGDWISVLALDREGSAIVVEEYRHGAGIVAVGTIGGGVEAGESPEAAAIRELREETGYEADELIGLGATWANYGNHTNRVHHFLARGCVRVAEQSLDESEAIAVQVTSLDGLGEHLAQSYHQLTWYKAMEHLGR; encoded by the coding sequence GTGAGTCCTGCTCCCTCGCCCTGGCGAGTGGTCGACAGTGAGCTGATTCATGCCGATCGATGGATCCGCGTCCGCGCAGACGACTGCCGCGACGCGAACGAGCGATCCATCGCCCCGTATTACGTGCTCGAGTACGGGGACTGGATCTCGGTGCTCGCGCTGGATCGCGAGGGCAGCGCCATCGTCGTCGAAGAGTATCGACACGGAGCCGGGATCGTCGCGGTCGGCACGATCGGCGGCGGGGTGGAGGCCGGCGAATCACCGGAAGCCGCTGCGATCAGAGAGCTGCGCGAGGAGACCGGATACGAGGCCGATGAGCTGATCGGCCTCGGGGCCACCTGGGCGAACTACGGCAATCACACCAATCGCGTGCATCACTTCCTCGCCCGCGGCTGCGTGCGCGTCGCCGAGCAGTCCCTCGATGAGAGCGAGGCGATCGCAGTGCAGGTCACGTCTCTCGACGGTCTCGGAGAGCATCTCGCGCAGAGCTACCACCAGCTCACGTGGTACAAGGCGATGGAGCACCTCGGCCGCTGA
- the valS gene encoding valine--tRNA ligase: protein MSAIPDKPVLEGLEAKWGETWSAQGTYLFDRIRAAESGRDGVYSIDTPPPTASGSLHIGHVFSYTHTDVKARFERMRGKNVFYPMGWDDNGLPTERRVQNYYGVRCDPSLPYQDDFTPPFEGGDNKSSRAADQVPISRRNFIELCERLTIEDEKQFEALFRQLGLSVDWTQTYRTISDDTIRQSQLAFLRNLERGEAYQSLAPTLWDIDFRSAIAQAELEDRDQQAAYHTIDFPFADGSGSITIETTRPELLPACIAIVTHPEGPHKHLIGTKVRTPFFGAEIEIHGHHLAQPDKGTGAAMVCTFGDVTDIIWWRELRTAAGDHLPNMTTIGLDGRFLPTAPSIVADTSAIAWYEAELAGKTVFSARKAIVEKLQETGDMTAVGKPFNHAVKFFEKGDRPLEIVSTRQWYIRNGARDAKLRDELLERGAQVAWHPDFMRVRYENWVGGLTGDWLVSRQRFFGVPIPLWYGLDENGERDYDRVIAPDHASLPIDPTTDVPAGYTEDQRGVAGGFEAEADILDTWATSSLTPQLAGGWQRDEELWQLTAPFDLRPQGQDIIRTWLFSTMLRSTLEDARSPWRNAAISGFIVDPDRKKMSKSKGNVVTPADILETHGSDAVRYWAASSRLGMDAAFDPQNPTQVKIGRRLAIKVLNAAKFVLSFPVPEGAQVTHALDASMLTALDSVIVEATKAFENYDQAKALEVTEAFFWTFCDDYLELVKERAYNQNDVGQASAALALRLALSTLLRLLAPVLSFATEEVWSWFEEGSVHTASWPEPLGIEGDPAVLTVASEALISIRRAKTEAKASQKTPVASAMITAPADKYEALRAAAADLSAVGRIAELELAVGDEFAVTAIELAPVEGA from the coding sequence ATGTCCGCCATTCCCGACAAGCCCGTACTCGAAGGTCTCGAAGCGAAGTGGGGTGAGACCTGGTCTGCACAGGGCACGTACCTGTTCGACCGCATCCGTGCCGCGGAGTCGGGCCGCGACGGGGTCTACTCGATCGACACTCCCCCGCCCACCGCATCCGGCAGCCTGCACATCGGCCACGTGTTCTCGTACACGCACACCGACGTCAAGGCGCGTTTCGAGCGCATGCGCGGCAAGAACGTGTTCTATCCGATGGGCTGGGACGACAACGGCCTTCCCACCGAGCGTCGGGTGCAGAACTACTACGGCGTGCGCTGCGACCCCTCCCTTCCCTACCAGGATGACTTCACGCCGCCGTTCGAGGGCGGCGACAACAAGTCCAGCCGCGCCGCCGACCAGGTGCCGATCAGTCGCCGCAACTTCATCGAGCTGTGCGAGCGTCTGACGATCGAAGACGAGAAGCAGTTCGAGGCGCTGTTCCGCCAGCTCGGCCTCTCGGTCGACTGGACCCAGACCTACCGCACGATCTCGGACGACACGATCCGCCAGAGCCAGCTCGCGTTCCTGCGCAACCTCGAGCGCGGCGAGGCCTACCAGTCGCTCGCACCGACCCTGTGGGACATCGACTTCCGCTCGGCGATCGCGCAGGCCGAGCTCGAGGATCGCGATCAGCAGGCCGCCTATCACACCATCGATTTCCCGTTCGCCGACGGATCCGGCTCGATCACGATCGAGACCACCCGCCCCGAGCTGCTGCCGGCGTGCATCGCGATCGTGACCCACCCCGAGGGGCCGCACAAGCACCTGATCGGCACGAAGGTGCGCACGCCCTTCTTCGGCGCCGAGATCGAGATCCACGGCCACCATCTCGCACAGCCCGACAAGGGCACCGGCGCCGCGATGGTCTGCACCTTCGGCGACGTGACCGACATCATCTGGTGGCGTGAGCTGCGTACGGCCGCGGGCGACCACCTCCCGAACATGACGACCATCGGTCTCGACGGTCGTTTCCTGCCCACCGCCCCGTCGATCGTGGCCGACACCTCGGCCATCGCCTGGTACGAGGCGGAGCTCGCCGGCAAGACGGTGTTCTCGGCCCGCAAGGCGATCGTCGAGAAGCTGCAGGAGACCGGCGACATGACAGCCGTCGGAAAGCCGTTCAACCACGCGGTGAAGTTCTTCGAGAAGGGCGACCGCCCGCTCGAGATCGTCTCGACCCGTCAGTGGTACATCCGCAACGGCGCGCGCGACGCGAAGCTGCGCGACGAGCTGCTCGAGCGCGGCGCGCAGGTCGCGTGGCACCCCGACTTCATGCGTGTGCGCTACGAGAACTGGGTCGGCGGCCTGACCGGCGACTGGCTCGTGTCGCGCCAGCGCTTCTTCGGCGTGCCGATCCCGCTCTGGTACGGGCTCGACGAGAACGGCGAGCGCGACTACGACCGGGTGATCGCTCCCGACCACGCCAGCCTTCCCATCGACCCGACCACCGACGTGCCCGCGGGATACACCGAGGACCAGCGTGGCGTGGCCGGCGGCTTCGAGGCCGAGGCCGACATCCTCGACACCTGGGCGACCTCGTCGCTCACTCCGCAGCTCGCCGGCGGATGGCAGCGCGACGAGGAACTGTGGCAGCTCACGGCCCCGTTCGACCTGCGCCCGCAGGGTCAGGACATCATCCGCACCTGGCTCTTCTCGACCATGCTGCGCTCGACCCTCGAAGACGCGCGCTCGCCGTGGCGCAACGCCGCGATCTCGGGCTTCATCGTCGACCCCGACCGCAAGAAGATGTCGAAGTCCAAGGGCAACGTGGTGACGCCGGCAGACATCCTCGAGACCCACGGATCGGATGCGGTGCGCTACTGGGCCGCCTCGAGCCGCCTGGGCATGGATGCCGCCTTCGACCCGCAGAACCCGACGCAGGTCAAGATCGGTCGCCGTCTGGCGATCAAGGTGCTCAACGCCGCCAAGTTCGTGCTGTCGTTCCCGGTGCCCGAGGGCGCGCAGGTCACCCATGCGCTCGACGCATCGATGCTGACCGCTCTCGACTCGGTGATCGTCGAGGCGACGAAGGCGTTCGAGAATTACGACCAGGCCAAGGCGCTGGAAGTGACCGAGGCATTCTTCTGGACCTTCTGCGACGACTACCTCGAGCTCGTCAAGGAGCGTGCCTACAACCAGAACGATGTCGGACAGGCCTCGGCCGCACTCGCGCTGCGCCTGGCCCTGTCGACCCTGCTGCGTCTGCTCGCCCCGGTCCTCTCGTTCGCGACCGAAGAGGTGTGGTCGTGGTTCGAGGAGGGCTCCGTGCACACGGCATCCTGGCCGGAGCCGCTCGGCATCGAGGGCGACCCTGCGGTGCTGACCGTGGCCAGCGAGGCTCTGATCAGCATCCGTCGCGCGAAGACCGAGGCGAAGGCGTCGCAGAAGACCCCGGTCGCGAGCGCCATGATCACGGCACCGGCAGACAAGTACGAGGCGCTGCGAGCAGCCGCCGCCGACCTCTCGGCGGTCGGGCGCATCGCAGAGCTGGAACTCGCCGTGGGTGATGAGTTCGCGGTCACTGCGATCGAGCTCGCGCCGGTCGAGGGCGCCTGA
- a CDS encoding M3 family metallopeptidase, whose translation MTDVSNPLLQPSTLPYGLPDFAAISPEHYLPAFQASFDEHLQEISRITMVRSMPTFENTVEALERSGELLDRVAHTFYTVTSADATPEIQAIDEQLAPLMAAHQDAVTLDGALYWRVQQVHARLDDLELDDEQRYLVERHHREMTHAGAALDDDAKSRLTALNQQLSTLSNTFERNLLNDTNDLAVVFDSSDELAGLSSGELSAAARAAADRGLDGRFVISLPLFTGHPYLAQLRDRESRRRIMAASRSRASRPDANDNRPVLAEIVRLRAERAALLGYASHAAYVTADETAGTPAAVERMLRELAAPSARNARAERETLQAIIDETEAAPFAVESHDWAFYTEKVRTARYAIDTSALRPWFEAERVLQDGVFFAATQLYGVTFAERHDLQAYHPGARVFEVSDADGSAVGLYVLDLYTRDSKRGGAWMNPIVSQSRLRGTLPVVVNNLNVPLPGEGEPTLLTLDEVTTLFHEFGHALHGLFAVVTYPHFAGTNVFRDFVEFPSQVNEMWILWPEVLDNYARHYETGEPLDPAIVERLRATETFDQGHATSEYLAAAWLDQAWHRLDTKTAVDDVADFETAALADIGLDDPVVPTRYSSTYFAHVFSGGYSAGYYSYIWSEVLDADTVDWFRENGGLTRENGDRFRSRLLGVGGSKDPLDAYRDFRGRDAEIAPLLKRRGLEA comes from the coding sequence ATGACCGACGTCTCGAACCCGCTGCTGCAGCCGTCCACGCTCCCCTACGGTCTCCCCGACTTCGCGGCGATCAGCCCCGAGCACTATCTGCCCGCGTTCCAGGCCTCGTTCGACGAGCACCTTCAGGAGATCTCGCGAATCACGATGGTGCGCTCCATGCCCACCTTCGAGAACACGGTCGAGGCGCTGGAGCGCTCCGGAGAATTGCTCGACCGCGTCGCGCACACCTTCTACACCGTGACATCGGCCGATGCGACGCCCGAGATCCAGGCGATCGACGAGCAGCTCGCTCCCCTCATGGCGGCGCATCAGGATGCCGTCACTCTCGACGGGGCGCTGTACTGGCGCGTTCAGCAGGTGCACGCACGTCTCGACGATCTCGAGCTCGACGACGAGCAGCGGTATCTCGTCGAGCGGCATCATCGCGAGATGACCCATGCGGGTGCCGCCCTCGACGACGACGCGAAGAGCCGACTCACCGCGCTGAACCAGCAGCTGTCGACGCTGAGCAACACCTTCGAGCGCAACCTGCTCAACGACACGAATGATCTGGCCGTGGTGTTCGATTCCTCCGATGAACTCGCCGGCCTCAGCAGTGGCGAGCTCTCCGCCGCAGCTCGGGCGGCGGCCGATCGCGGCCTCGACGGGCGGTTCGTCATCTCTCTCCCGCTGTTCACCGGGCATCCGTATCTCGCTCAACTCCGCGACCGGGAGTCGCGCCGCCGCATCATGGCAGCCTCGCGGTCGCGGGCGTCCAGGCCCGACGCGAACGACAACCGGCCGGTGCTCGCAGAGATCGTGCGCCTGCGCGCCGAGCGCGCCGCGCTGCTCGGCTACGCCTCGCATGCCGCGTACGTGACAGCTGATGAGACGGCCGGCACCCCTGCTGCCGTAGAGCGGATGCTGCGCGAGCTCGCCGCCCCGTCTGCGCGCAACGCCCGTGCAGAGCGCGAAACCCTGCAGGCGATCATCGATGAGACCGAGGCCGCCCCGTTCGCTGTCGAGTCGCACGACTGGGCGTTCTACACCGAGAAGGTGCGCACTGCTCGCTATGCGATCGACACGAGCGCGCTGCGCCCGTGGTTCGAGGCCGAACGGGTGCTGCAGGACGGCGTGTTCTTCGCTGCCACGCAGCTCTACGGAGTGACCTTCGCGGAGCGGCACGATCTCCAGGCCTACCACCCGGGTGCGCGCGTGTTCGAGGTGAGCGATGCCGACGGCAGCGCGGTCGGCCTGTATGTGCTCGATCTCTACACCCGCGACTCCAAGCGCGGCGGCGCGTGGATGAATCCCATCGTCAGCCAGTCCCGCCTCCGCGGAACCCTGCCCGTCGTGGTCAACAACCTCAATGTGCCGCTTCCGGGTGAGGGCGAGCCGACTCTGCTGACGCTCGACGAGGTGACGACGCTGTTCCACGAGTTCGGGCACGCGCTGCACGGACTCTTCGCGGTCGTCACCTACCCGCATTTCGCCGGCACGAACGTGTTCCGCGACTTCGTGGAGTTCCCGAGCCAGGTCAACGAGATGTGGATCCTCTGGCCCGAGGTGCTCGACAACTATGCGCGTCACTACGAGACCGGCGAACCGCTCGACCCCGCGATCGTCGAGCGCCTTCGCGCCACCGAGACATTCGATCAGGGCCACGCGACGAGCGAGTACCTCGCCGCGGCATGGCTCGATCAGGCATGGCATCGCCTCGACACGAAGACCGCCGTCGACGACGTGGCCGATTTCGAGACTGCCGCCCTCGCCGATATCGGACTCGACGACCCCGTCGTCCCGACCCGCTACTCGTCGACCTACTTCGCGCACGTCTTCTCGGGCGGATACAGCGCCGGCTACTACTCCTACATCTGGAGCGAGGTGCTCGACGCCGACACCGTCGACTGGTTCCGCGAGAACGGCGGGCTCACACGTGAGAACGGCGACCGGTTCCGCTCCCGTCTCCTCGGCGTGGGCGGTTCGAAGGACCCCCTCGACGCCTACCGCGACTTCCGCGGCCGGGATGCGGAGATCGCGCCGCTCCTGAAGCGCCGCGGACTCGAGGCCTGA
- a CDS encoding ArsR/SmtB family transcription factor, whose product MEEEQQLRRLDSGALKALAHPLRVRIFDLLSAHGPQTASSLASMLGETSGSTSYHLRTLSAHDLIHEVEGRGTARERWWELPQGRIDIPGPSQSMSPANRAAAQIVSSEFFRLRHETLMAYVNRPDTEVPEGWKDAGLIATTLLEMTPAQMEDLKDELMAVIDGAVERYRGQTGPDVRRVSMRTELFDLAASGPVLPDAADAGAEQS is encoded by the coding sequence ATGGAAGAAGAACAGCAGTTGCGGCGGCTCGATTCGGGGGCCCTCAAGGCCCTCGCTCACCCGCTGCGTGTGAGGATCTTCGATCTGCTCAGCGCTCATGGGCCGCAGACGGCGAGTTCGCTCGCCTCGATGCTGGGGGAGACCTCCGGGTCGACGAGCTACCACCTGCGCACGCTCTCAGCGCATGATCTGATCCACGAGGTCGAAGGGCGCGGCACGGCTCGAGAACGCTGGTGGGAGCTCCCGCAGGGGCGCATCGACATCCCCGGTCCGAGCCAGAGCATGTCGCCCGCCAACCGTGCCGCGGCGCAGATCGTCTCGTCAGAGTTCTTCCGCCTGCGTCACGAGACCCTGATGGCCTACGTGAATCGTCCTGACACGGAGGTGCCCGAGGGGTGGAAGGACGCGGGGCTGATCGCCACGACACTCCTCGAGATGACCCCCGCGCAGATGGAGGACCTCAAAGACGAGCTCATGGCCGTCATCGACGGAGCGGTCGAGCGCTATCGCGGCCAGACCGGCCCGGACGTGCGACGCGTGTCGATGCGCACCGAGCTCTTCGACCTCGCCGCGTCGGGGCCGGTGCTCCCCGATGCCGCCGATGCGGGTGCGGAGCAATCATGA